The following are encoded together in the Triticum dicoccoides isolate Atlit2015 ecotype Zavitan chromosome 6B, WEW_v2.0, whole genome shotgun sequence genome:
- the LOC119322474 gene encoding uncharacterized protein LOC119322474 — MLRCEVNRRQARRQRYAPPLRLLTPSSSTVAAAALTCARALFISGRELHLVQPHLPRSSWFWSGSIRVRIKALMDRFVKELQKALDAHIQDCIMKEREMPATSGAQTRGRREGGRLEGRALPPRGGCSEENRMELHQPKCSIGHMLPNV, encoded by the exons ATGTTGCGGTGCGAGGTGAATCGGCGGCAAGCCCGGCGCCAGCGCTACGCGCCGCCTCTCCGACTCCTCACTCCGTCCTCGTCCACGgtggccgccgccgccctcacctGCGCTCGTGCCCTCTTCATCTCCGGCCGCGAGCTCCACCTCGTCCAGCCTCATCTCCCCAGATCTTCTTGGTTTTGGTCCGGGAGCATACGGGTGCGGATCAAAGCGTTGATGGACAGGTTCGTGAAGGAGCTGCAGAAGGCGCTGGACGCGCACATCCAGGATTGCATCATGAAGGAGCGGGAGATGCCAGCTACATCAGGAGCGCAAACGCGAGGTCGCCGAGAGGGAGGCCGTTTGGAAGGCCGAGCTCTCCCGCCGCGA GGAGGTTGCTCTGAGGAGAACAGAATGGAGTTGCACCAGCCAAAATGCTCAATTGGACACATGCTTCCAAACGTGTAA
- the LOC119320859 gene encoding uncharacterized protein LOC119320859, giving the protein MDAFERRFGLRAICSFYIQPTLLSSVRPSASLQLSPLVLCSSFRLNSTRRCRCFRGSPSITIAIALLVAYLPRRRCTSSWLLSLLLLRLVRGACGCFVVRPCGCLFLLFREIALIGSSSDLPCCFMCSKDHLSLQYFQVNYTEENLLDYIDPNNDTLMMRLADDNLVAKCRIMVATDKRTTITTNWSEFRRRANIREGDVCAFRFRITSKRRLVLIVHHL; this is encoded by the exons ATGGATGCGTTCGAGAGACGGTTCGGCTTGCGTGCTATCTGCTCCTTCTATATACAGCCGACGCTGTTGTCCTCTGTTCGTCCTTCCGCCTCGCTCCAGCTGTCGCCTCTCGTTCTCTGCTCCTCGTTTCGCCTCAACTCCACCCGCCGCTGCCGTTGCTTCCGTGGCTCGCCATCAATCACCATCGCCATCGCTTTGCTTGTTGCCTACTTGCCGCGTCGCCGTTGTACTTCCTCATGGCTCCTCTCGCTGCTGCTGTTGCGTTTGGTTAGG GGTGCATGTGGCTGCTTTGTCGTGCGTCCGTGCGGCTGTTTGTTCCTTCTTTTCCGAG AAATCGCACTAATCGGTTCGTCGTCAGATTTGCCTTGCTGTTTCATGTGCTCAAAGGATCATCTTTCTCTTCAG TATTTTCAGGTTAACTATACTGAAGAGAACCTGCTCGACTACATTGATCCAAACAATGATACACTCATGATGAGACTTGCTGATGACAATTTGGTCGCCAAGTGTCGCATCATGGTAGCAACTGACAAGAGGACCACTATAACCACCAACTGGTCTGAGTTTCGTCGCCGCGCCAACATTCGTGAAGGAGATGTCTGTGCATTTCGTTTTAGGATCACTTCAAAGCGCCGCCTGGTTCTCATCGTGCACCACCTCTAG